One region of Rhodophyticola sp. CCM32 genomic DNA includes:
- a CDS encoding GAF domain-containing protein produces MHSDPKTTGDAQRNFVADLAQARSEDAIFGALYRLSTALVPVRLWTVMTVDMEAGLARRAYSNMPEAYPTSGTKPVMQNDWFQIVHDRHEVFVANTLDEIADVFPDFELIGSLGCASVVNLPVVSGGPCWQRSTCWMAPGISHPSVWP; encoded by the coding sequence ATGCATTCCGACCCCAAGACAACCGGCGACGCGCAGCGGAATTTTGTCGCCGATCTGGCCCAGGCCCGCAGCGAAGACGCGATATTCGGCGCGCTTTACCGGTTGAGCACCGCGCTGGTGCCGGTCCGGCTCTGGACGGTGATGACCGTGGATATGGAGGCCGGTCTGGCCCGGCGCGCCTATAGCAACATGCCCGAGGCCTATCCGACCTCTGGCACCAAGCCGGTGATGCAGAATGACTGGTTCCAGATCGTTCATGACCGCCATGAGGTGTTTGTCGCCAACACGCTGGACGAGATTGCGGATGTCTTCCCGGATTTTGAGCTGATCGGCTCGCTTGGCTGCGCGTCGGTGGTGAACCTGCCGGTGGTCAGCGGGGGGCCTTGCTGGCAACGATCAACCTGCTGGATGGCGCCGGGCATTTCACACCCGAGCGTGTGGCCATGA
- a CDS encoding LysR family transcriptional regulator produces the protein MNLRHIEIILTIERAGSLRAAARMLGRTQPALTKALRQAEADLGTSIFERGPSGVLVTEHGRVILRRARIIQEELRRMHEEVSQITGEMDGNLNVTVSPLAATKFVPRALHRFRRRFAKVHVQIGGGHEPMAFGPLRNGVVDFVIGPAPQGIRINGLNVTEIVRTPIAVVTGQNSKYATATSLLDLSDAQWVMIGPKERRAIVAARFTNLGLPAPQPLLNSDSVLSILAILADSDMVCTFPALFLDDFETIWQIRRIPIKEKFEPVSIAITHSADRPLTPAGMYFRDCVLAVAEDFAKHSHDP, from the coding sequence ATGAACCTCAGACATATCGAGATCATCCTGACCATCGAACGGGCAGGCAGCCTGCGCGCTGCGGCCAGGATGCTGGGGCGCACCCAGCCCGCCCTGACCAAAGCGCTCAGACAGGCCGAGGCCGATCTGGGAACCTCCATTTTCGAACGCGGCCCCAGCGGTGTTCTGGTGACCGAACATGGCAGGGTGATCCTGCGCCGGGCGCGGATCATTCAGGAAGAACTGCGCCGGATGCATGAAGAGGTCAGCCAGATCACAGGCGAGATGGATGGCAATCTGAATGTCACCGTCTCGCCGCTGGCGGCAACGAAATTCGTGCCCCGCGCCCTGCACCGGTTTCGCCGCCGGTTTGCCAAGGTGCATGTCCAGATCGGTGGCGGCCATGAACCGATGGCTTTTGGCCCCTTGCGCAACGGGGTTGTCGATTTCGTCATCGGTCCGGCGCCCCAGGGCATCAGGATCAACGGGCTGAACGTGACCGAGATTGTCCGCACACCGATTGCCGTCGTGACCGGGCAGAATTCCAAATATGCCACGGCAACCAGTCTGCTGGACCTGTCTGATGCACAATGGGTGATGATCGGCCCGAAAGAACGCCGCGCCATCGTCGCCGCACGGTTCACCAATCTGGGCCTGCCTGCGCCACAGCCCCTGCTGAACTCCGACAGCGTGCTCAGCATTCTGGCGATTTTGGCCGATAGTGACATGGTCTGCACTTTCCCGGCGCTGTTTCTGGATGATTTTGAGACGATCTGGCAGATCCGGCGCATCCCCATCAAAGAAAAGTTCGAACCGGTCTCTATCGCGATCACCCATTCGGCTGACCGCCCCCTGACCCCCGCAGGCATGTATTTCCGCGACTGTGTGCTGGCGGTGGCAGAGGACTTCGCAAAGCACAGCCACGACCCATAA
- a CDS encoding alpha/beta hydrolase encodes MWKLLSCGLISALIVLSSPDQLLAQTGDQTGGRVIDVDVPAPALRGNLLNSPSTLSAAIYLPPNYDQQPDRSFPVVYLLHGIFDDYGVWIENFEVPSILDRLIAEGEIPELIMVMPNAGNRYGGGYYRNSPVSGNWADAIADNLVGFVDEQFRTFADVESRAVVGHSMGGYGALNLAMTRPEIFSVVWALSPCCLAVNDDLSFGNDAWQRAAAVTGPDALQDLMDDGDFYPIAVLGIVTAFSPDVEAPPIYGDFPFDTVRGEIILDDAAFDRFLDEFPVRQVREARENLRNMRGLALGVGLGDQFLHIPTGTLEFSQRLGAERIPHRLDVYAGDHRQHVGERLENIVFPWVAERLSVPE; translated from the coding sequence ATGTGGAAGCTGCTTTCCTGCGGCCTGATCTCTGCCCTGATCGTGCTTTCGAGCCCTGATCAGTTACTGGCTCAAACCGGTGATCAGACCGGCGGGCGCGTCATTGACGTCGACGTTCCGGCGCCTGCACTGAGGGGTAATCTTCTCAACAGTCCCAGCACTTTGAGCGCGGCCATCTATCTCCCCCCGAACTATGACCAACAGCCGGACCGCAGCTTCCCGGTTGTGTATCTTCTTCATGGCATCTTTGACGATTACGGAGTTTGGATCGAGAACTTTGAGGTTCCCTCGATCCTGGATCGCCTGATTGCAGAGGGAGAGATACCAGAGCTGATCATGGTCATGCCCAATGCCGGCAATAGGTATGGCGGTGGCTATTACCGAAACTCGCCCGTCAGTGGAAATTGGGCGGACGCCATTGCAGACAACCTTGTTGGGTTTGTCGACGAGCAGTTTCGCACGTTTGCGGATGTCGAAAGCCGCGCGGTGGTGGGCCATTCCATGGGAGGTTACGGTGCGCTCAATTTGGCCATGACGCGGCCCGAGATTTTCTCGGTGGTATGGGCCCTAAGCCCCTGCTGCCTGGCCGTGAACGATGACCTCAGTTTCGGAAACGACGCGTGGCAACGCGCTGCCGCAGTGACGGGACCAGACGCCTTACAAGACCTGATGGATGATGGAGACTTTTATCCGATTGCCGTTCTGGGAATTGTGACAGCCTTCAGTCCGGATGTCGAAGCTCCTCCGATTTACGGTGACTTCCCGTTCGACACAGTTCGTGGAGAAATCATTCTCGATGATGCGGCATTCGATCGGTTTCTTGATGAGTTTCCCGTGCGGCAAGTCCGTGAAGCCCGGGAAAATCTTCGTAATATGCGGGGATTGGCATTAGGCGTCGGGCTTGGCGATCAGTTCTTGCATATTCCCACTGGAACTCTTGAGTTTTCGCAACGGCTTGGCGCCGAGCGTATTCCCCATCGTCTGGATGTTTATGCGGGAGATCATCGCCAACACGTCGGCGAACGTTTGGAAAACATCGTCTTCCCATGGGTTGCTGAGCGGCTGAGTGTTCCGGAATAG